From Apium graveolens cultivar Ventura chromosome 9, ASM990537v1, whole genome shotgun sequence, the proteins below share one genomic window:
- the LOC141686760 gene encoding 3-ketoacyl-CoA synthase 10-like, with protein MAAEQELLSTEIVNRGIESLGPDAGSMTFSVRVRRRLPDFLQSVKLKYVRLGYHYLINHGIYLATIPVLVLLLGAEVGSLSREEMWNKIWNFTAFYDLATILAFFGFLVFTISVYFMSRPRSIYLLDFACYKPHDDLKVSKYQFIELARNSGKFDESSIEFQKKILHSSGIGDETYVPKAIMSSENCTTMKEGRAEASLVIFGALDELFEKTGIRPKDIGVLVVNCSIFNPTPSLSAMVINHYKMRGNVLSFNLGGMGCSAGIIALDLARDMLQANPNNYAVVVSTEMVGYNWYPGKDRSMLIPNCFFRMGCSAVLLSNRRRNFARAKYRLEHIVRTHKGADDRSFRSVYQEEDDQRCKGLRISKDLVEIGAEAIKTNITTLGPLVLPFSEQAHFFATLLKKYLFGGGSDTESQSSKPYIPDFKLAFEHFCMHAASKMVLDELQRNLELSEKNMEPSRMTLERFGNTSSSTIWYELAYLEANERVRRGDRIWQLAYGSGFKCNSAVWKSMRRIRKPSRNPWL; from the exons ATGGCAGCAGAACAAGAGTTGCTGTCAACAGAGATAGTGAACCGGGGAATAGAATCATTAGGACCAGATGCTGGATCAATGACATTCTCGGTCAGAGTTCGTCGACGCTTACCGGACTTTTTACAGTCTGTCAAGTTAAAATATGTGAGATTAGGCTATCATTACCTGATAAATCATGGGATTTATTTGGCAACAATACCTGTTCTTGTACTTTTGCTTGGAGCTGAGGTTGGGAGCCTCAGCAGGGAAGAAATGTGGAACAAGATTTGGAATTTTACGGCTTTTTATGATCTCGCAACAATACTTGCTTTCTTTGGTTTCCTGGTTTTTACAATCTCTGTGTACTTCATGTCTCGTCCTCGGTCTATTTATCTTCTTGATTTCGCCTGTTACAAGCCTCATGATGATCTCAAG GTGTCAAAGTATCAGTTCATTGAGCTAGCACGAAATTCAGGGAAATTCGATGAATCAAGCATTGAATTCCAGAAAAAGATCCTGCATTCATCAGGAATTGGAGATGAGACTTATGTACCAAAAGCTATAATGTCATCTGAGAACTGTACTACAATGAAAGAAGGCAGAGCAGAGGCATCACTGGTGATTTTTGGAGCACTCGACGAGCTCTTTGAAAAGACGGGGATAAGGCCTAAGGACATTGGAGTCTTGGTGGTGAACTGCAGCATTTTTAACCCGACGCCATCACTCTCTGCAATGGTTATAAACCATTACAAGATGAGAGGAAATGTCTTGAGTTTCAATCTTGGAGGGATGGGCTGTAGTGCTGGGATCATCGCCTTGGACTTGGCACGAGACATGTTACAAGCCAATCCTAATAACTATGCTGTGGTGGTGAGTACTGAGATGGTGGGATACAATTGGTACCCTGGAAAAGACCGTTCCATGCTCATCCCTAATTGCTTTTTCAGAATGGGATGTTCTGCTGTGCTCTTGTCAAATCGTCGTCGCAACTTTGCACGTGCAAAGTATAGGCTTGAGCACATTGTTCGCACTCACAAAGGTGCTGATGATCGCAGCTTCAG GAGTGTGTATCAAGAAGAAGATGATCAACGCTGCAAGGGACTAAGAATCAGCAAAGATTTAGTGGAGATAGGGGCAGAAGCAATCAAAACAAACATCACAACTCTTGGTCCCCTGGTGCTGCCTTTTTCTGAGCAGGCACATTTCTTTGCGACACTACTGAAAAAGTACTTATTCGGAGGTGGTTCAGACACTGAATCCCAATCATCCAAGCCTTACATTCCGGACTTCAAGCTAGCCTTTGAGCACTTCTGCATGCACGCAGCAAGCAAGATGGTCCTGGATGAACTACAGAGGAACCTCGAGCTCAGTGAGAAGAACATGGAACCATCAAGGATGACATTGGAGCGTTTCGGGAACACCTCCAGCAGCACCATTTGGTATGAACTGGCTTACTTGGAAGCAAACGAGCGTGTCAGAAGAGGCGACAGGATTTGGCAGCTGGCCTATGGATCGGGGTTTAAATGTAACAGTGCTGTTTGGAAATCAATGCGTCGCATAAGGAAACCTTCAAGGAATCCCTGGCTTTGA